One window of Triticum dicoccoides isolate Atlit2015 ecotype Zavitan chromosome 5A, WEW_v2.0, whole genome shotgun sequence genomic DNA carries:
- the LOC119301446 gene encoding uncharacterized protein LOC119301446, whose translation MAQGTTPSAAGGGGGGGGVFSTPAAVATTPPGTPRAAAAAPPPAPSGHYAVELYFDPALENQVLKAWNALARRQLSSRLIDTASRPHLPLLHLPAAALPDPLRLAPALRALASRIDPLPLALSSLASPPSSLDAGVLFLSPTPSAALLGLHAQLCELLRKDTGLEVPDGFRPDNWVPRCAVAVDVPRGRMAEAFCVLRELKLLPVSGYGMDIALVEVAPVVREVVSYPLGGSGGVGAD comes from the coding sequence ATGGCGCAAGGTACCACGCCCTCCGCggccggcggaggcggaggcggcgggggtgTTTTCTCCACCCCGGCGGCGGTCGCGACGACTCCCCCGGGCACCccccgcgcggcggcggcggcgccgccgccggcccccTCCGGGCACTACGCGGTAGAGCTCTACTTCGATCCCGCGCTGGAGAACCAGGTGCTCAAGGCGTGGAACGCTCTCGCCCGGCGGCAGCTCAGCAGCCGCCTCATCGACACCGCGTCCCGCCCGCACCTCCCGCTGCTGCATCTCCCGGCCGCCGCGCTCCCTGACCCGCTCCGCCTCGCGCCCGCCCTCCGCGCGCTCGCCTCCCGCATCGACCCGCTCCCTCTCGCGCTCTCCTCGCTCGCGTCGCCCCCGTCATCCCTTGATGCGGGGGTCCTCTTCCTTTCGCCCACGCCATCGGCGGCGCTGCTCGGCCTCCACGCGCAGCTCTGCGAGCTGCTGCGCAAGGACACGGGGCTCGAGGTGCCCGACGGGTTCCGCCCCGACAACTGGGTCCCGCGGTGCGCCGTCGCCGTCGATGTGCCGCGTGGCCGTATGGCCGAGGCCTTTTGCGTGCTCCGTGAGCTCAAGCTTTTGCCTGTCTCCGGGTATGGTATGGACATTGCGCTGGTAGAAGTCGCGCCGGTGGTCAGAGAGGTCGTCTCGTACCCGCTTGGTGGCAGCGGCGGTGTTGGAGCCGATTGA